The following coding sequences are from one Megachile rotundata isolate GNS110a chromosome 13, iyMegRotu1, whole genome shotgun sequence window:
- the LOC105664141 gene encoding uncharacterized protein LOC105664141, protein MPYGSAYFCNIETATRLRYEATKLSPRILDNISMIMRENSALAQQFLHAYEKEQELFRQNQPRPTVHIQLLPGPAGAGIHVGRTNLPTTRDDVAVLYGDHGGLPRQHHQLIIQNRAMPNTEPLQIVKITNPLLDAMLYPLLDPYSVIGWHTGIRHTVGTDNRKYVTLREHAAYQMAIRDDQEYLQDCGKLFQQWLVDKNIGDFNNHDQRTSVTNNPDTSVPVLLPASFIGGPRHAMNTMHDMLAMSMQLGAATFFITFTANPAWPEIEASINHGNRRDLRPDIGNRVFHSKQQRFKDLITKDAFFGKCRYYGYSVEMQKRQIPHSHWIVAVEPPYNSRDPEYIDRVICAEIPDPEVDPELYDIVCTNYLHLCTEICSPDGGITCKKNFPKAFQQHTQVQLNGYPLYRRRDNGRHVMKKRGQITVRLDNRHVVPYNPYLAKMFGCHINVEHLSGVRVIKYIFNYINKGHDVAHIAEIITSEPGNEIRRYRTMRYLGSSEAHWRLMKYNLYGLSHTVERLTVHTRNDRTVYFADGQAGHAANTAANRDTQLTAFAGRSRVFIPGYPPELRMEQPGRVYASAQEACHARGLIDSGTAFQETLDEAAQCQHPRAFRILFGQLLALTRPPNGASMWEQHKEELTHDLIRIYGTDDSLRFAHGLRDIRLIAEANMVDWTNLNFPEPPATALRQMAPFDEYVVPNEEYVSRLNTGQLTAYNAILDTLSSSYTGPTCFFLDGPGGTGKTFIYKALIQHFRNNGHVVIPCAWTGIAALLLPGGRTSHYFFKLPVPLTEHSNCNVSRASVAGQRLMAARLIIMDEASMCERRALTAMDRILKDLTGNSERPFGGKIILLGGDFRQCAPIVPNAPAGSNIAESIRSSPLWPQFKMIHLTQNMRTGPGQQDFADYLLTIGNRSANVPDTDITSIPADLLFHGSPQDLINWVYENDLAQPNPDHALLCPRNDHCDYVNNLILDSLEGDQRIYFSEDKLIDPSAEAIVDYPIELLNHVEVAGLPPHKLRLRVGAIVILIRNMSPVDGLVNGTRLRVTSLGSRIFRAKIITGTHIGQDAIIPRVKLTPSDSTLGVAFSREQFPVKVAFAMTINKSQGQTLQRVGIYLKDSIFDHGQLYVAMSRVTSRSQLRILIGHGVYPTHPDPSHTKNIVYNQLLLDE, encoded by the exons ATGCCGTATGGCTCAGCCTACTTTTGCAACATAGAAACGGCCACAAGACTGCGCTACGAGGCCACGAAATTAAGTCCTCGAATCTTAGATAATATTAGTATGATCATGCGAGAGAACTCGGCCCTTGCTCAGCAATTTCTCCACGCGTACGAGAAGGAGCAAGAGCTCTTTCGACAAAATCAACCGCGGCCTACAGTCCACATACAACTTTTGCCTGGCCCTGCTGGCGCCGGTATTCACGTCGGGCGTACCAACCTGCCGACTACACGCGACGATGTAGCGGTATTATACGGTGACCACGGTGGTCTTCCTCGCCAACACCACCAGCTGATCATCCAAAATCGTGCCATGCCGAACACAGAACCTCTACAGATCGTCAAGATTACGAATCCCCTTCTTGATGCCATGTTATATCCTTTGCTGGATCCGTACTCGGTAATTGGATGGCACACCGGTATCCGTCACACTGTGGGAACTGATAACCGGAAATACGTCACCCTTCGCGAGCATGCAGCTTATCAAATGGCCATCCGCGACGATCAAGAGTATTTGCAGGACTGTGGGAAATTATTTCAGCAGTGGTTGGTCGACAAA AATATCGGCGATTTCAATAATCACGATCAAAGGACCAGCGTGACGAACAATCCTGACACCAGTGTTCCAGTATTGCTGCCAGCCTCATTCATCGGCGGTCCACGACATGCAATGAATACCATGCATGACATGCTGGCCATGTCTATGCAGCTTGGTGCTGCGACATTCTTTATCACCTTCACGGCAAATCCTGCTTGGCCCGAGATCGAGGCCAGTATTAATCATGGAAACCGGCGAGACTTAAGGCCAGATATCGGGAATCGCGTTTTCCATTCAAAACAACAGCGGTTCAAAGATTTAATTACCAAAGATGCATTCTTCGGTAAATGCCGGTACTACGGCTATTCCGTAGAAATGCAAAAGCGACAAATACCCCACTCGCACTGGATAGTCGCTGTTGAACCGCCGTATAATTCGAGAGATCCCGAATACATCGATCGCGTTATATGCGCAGAAATTCCGGACCCGGAGGTAGACCCCGAATTATACGATATAGTTTGTACAAATTACCTGCATCTGTGTACTGAAATCTGTTCGCCAGACGGCGGGATTACATGCAAGAAGAATTTCCCCAAGGCCTTCCAGCAACATACACAGGTGCAGTTGAACGGATATCCGCTATACCGTCGGCGAGACAACGGCCGGCACGTTATGAAGAAGCGCGGTCAAATAACGGTTCGCTTGGATAATCGGCATGTGGTACCATACAACCCATACCTAGCGAAGATGTTCGGCTGTCACATCAATGTGGAACACCTTTCCGGTGTACgtgtaattaaatatatctttaattatattaataaaggcCACGACGTAGCGCATATTGCCGAAATTATTACCTCCGAACCGGGTAACGAAATAAGGAGGTACCGTACAATGCGATACCTTGGTTCGTCCGAGGCTCACTGGCGCCTAATGAAGTATAATCTATACGGCCTCTCTCATACCGTAGAGCGCCTAACGGTACACACGAGGAACGACCGTACGGTATACTTCGCGGACGGGCAAGCAGGTCATGCGGCAAACACGGCAGCTAACCGTGACACGCAACTGACGGCGTTCGCCGGTCGCTCGCGAGTATTTATACCGGGATATCCCCCAGAACTTCGTATGGAGCAGCCAG GTAGAGTGTACGCCTCCGCTCAAGAAGCATGCCACGCACGCGGACTGATCGATAGTGGTACTGCCTTCCAGGAGACCTTAGACGAAGCCGCGCAATGCCAACATCCGCGGGCTTTTCGTATCCTCTTCGGACAACTACTTGCCCTCACCCGTCCACCCAACGGCGCTTCAATGTGGGAACAGCACAAAGAGGAACTTACGCATGACCTCATCCGTATCTATGGCACCGACGACAGTCTTCGCTTCGCGCATGGTCTACGTGACATAAGATTGATCGCAGAGGCTAATATGGTTGACTGGACCAATTTAAACTTCCCGGAACCACCGGCTACCGCTCTCCGTCAAATGGCTCCATTCGATGAGTATGTCGTGCCTAACGAGGAATACGTTAGTCGGCTAAATACGGGGCAGCTCACAGCGTATAATGCTATTTTAGACACCCTAAGTTCGTCGTATACAGGCCCTACCTGTTTCTTTCTGGATGGTCCAGGTGGCACTGGCAAAACGTTTATATACAAGGCCCTCATACAACATTTCAGAAATAATGGACACGTCGTCATCCCATGCGCGTGGACCGGAATAGCGGCCCTTCTATTGCCTGGCGGCCGTACCTCCCATTACTTCTTCAAACTACCGGTTCCCCTCACCGAACATTCTAATTGCAACGTAAGCCGTGCCAGTGTCGCAGGCCAACGCTTGATGGCTGCAAGACTAATTATTATGGACGAGGCGTCCATGTGCGAACGACGGGCTCTTACGGCGATGGATCGCATACTCAAAGATTTGACAGGAAACTCCGAGAGGCCCTTCGGTGGCAAAATCATTTTGCTGGGCGGTGATTTCAGACAATGCGCTCCAATAGTTCCTAATGCTCCTGCTGGCTCGAACATCGCCGAGTCCATACGTAGTAGTCCTCTATGGCCGCAATTCAAAATGATCCACCTTACGCAGAACATGCGAACTGGACCCGGCCAACAAGATTTCGCCGATTACCTGCTGACTATCGGCAATCGATCAGCAAACGTCCCCGACACAGACATCACGAGTATACCGGCCGATTTATTATTCCACGGTTCCCCGCAGGATCTCATTAACTGGGTATATGAGAATGACCTTGCTCAGCCAAACCCGGACCATGCTTTACTCTGCCCACGCAACGACCACTGCGATTACGTTAATAATCTGATATTAGATTCTCTCGAAGGAGACCAGCGAATTTATTTTTCCGAAGATAAATTAATCGATCCATCAGCCGAAGCGATTGTAGATTACCCCATCGAACTGCTCAATCACGTTGAAGTGGCTGGCCTGCCTCCACATAAACTTCGCCTCCGAGTCGGCGCCATTGTCATTCTCATTCGCAATATGTCTCCGGTCGACGGTTTAGTGAACGGAACTCGCCTACGCGTAACTTCTCTCGGCAGTCGCATATTCCGCGCAAAAATTATAACAGGCACTCACATTGGCCAAGATGCTATCATTCCTCGCGTCAAACTAACACCAAGCGACAGCACATTGGGCGTCGCTTTCAGCCGTGAACAATTTCCCGTTAAGGTCGCTTTCGCCATGACCATCAATAAATCGCAAGGCCAAACTCTTCAGCGCGTCGGTATATACCTGAAGGATAGTATCTTCGATCACGGTCAGCTGTACGTTGCCATGAGTCGCGTCACCTCACGCTCTCAACTGCGTATCCTCATCGGCCACGGCGTATATCCCACACATCCGGACCCATCTCACACGAAAAATATAGTATATAATCAATTGCTACTTGACGAGTAA